In Kordia antarctica, the following proteins share a genomic window:
- a CDS encoding superoxide dismutase family protein, which produces MKKVILIAASALLVLSVSCKKKEDKKDPTKAETETVTTEETETKKITFSLEPKSDSKVFGKVVFAEKDGKVTMSAIMEGLDEGKHAIHIHEKADCSSADGKSTGGHWNPTAQPHGKWGAAEGYHKGDIGNFEVKADGLGTITFTTDQWCIDCDDENKNIVGKAIIVHQGTDDFVTQPTGDAGGRVSCGGIIQ; this is translated from the coding sequence ATGAAAAAAGTAATATTAATTGCAGCTTCAGCACTGTTAGTGCTATCCGTAAGTTGTAAGAAAAAAGAAGATAAAAAAGATCCGACAAAAGCGGAAACAGAAACTGTAACAACGGAAGAGACTGAGACAAAGAAAATTACATTCTCTTTAGAACCAAAAAGTGATAGTAAAGTTTTTGGAAAAGTCGTATTTGCAGAAAAAGATGGGAAAGTAACCATGTCAGCTATTATGGAAGGTTTAGACGAAGGAAAACATGCAATTCACATTCATGAGAAAGCAGATTGTTCTTCCGCTGATGGAAAATCAACTGGTGGACATTGGAATCCGACAGCACAACCACATGGAAAATGGGGAGCAGCAGAAGGATATCACAAAGGCGACATTGGAAACTTTGAAGTAAAAGCGGATGGTCTTGGAACTATTACTTTTACTACTGATCAGTGGTGTATTGATTGTGATGATGAAAACAAAAATATTGTTGGAAAAGCAATTATTGTGCATCAAGGAACCGATGATTTTGTAACGCAACCAACTGGAGATGCAGGAGGACGCGTAAGTTGTGGCGGAATAATTCAATAA
- a CDS encoding LETM1-related biofilm-associated protein, with protein MNPSSKGWIKKLLQDYRALPQKEKQHTLDDFYNDLKSCGFIYGTNFRTLFDMIDTNDLSHEELCKVNMLLSFLFMHEHYRSEENFIDSVTGFYNMVADYKSSFLEELFMGKKKSYDLLESMLNKRIAIDDNVITKKFNYFITNTLLFVDILAYEKYIQTGEVTNVYLRNLEASIEAIIFEALDLKKVKTKYDTSLIKLFEASFRFDNRIRLQYDDILQYITNPLTKQYIIDLVCMTFWTDKTIDDQERDLLNRLGKDLKISKKILLKATDDIHLFYTEHRDDIALLKSRNMVKSFYENSSNMVTTLINRNKKRLASELYESKELMSLLSQSTTRSLTDEEQKRVKDQLLDIFKTIPSLAIFMLPGGMLLLPIVIKYIPKILLSSFDDNRVDDD; from the coding sequence ATGAACCCATCTTCCAAAGGTTGGATAAAAAAACTACTCCAAGATTATCGTGCGCTTCCTCAGAAGGAAAAGCAACATACGCTAGACGATTTTTATAACGATTTAAAATCGTGCGGATTTATTTATGGAACCAATTTTCGTACACTTTTTGATATGATTGACACCAACGATTTGTCACATGAAGAATTGTGTAAAGTCAATATGTTATTGTCGTTTCTGTTTATGCACGAACATTATCGTTCAGAAGAAAATTTTATTGATAGCGTCACAGGATTCTACAATATGGTGGCAGATTATAAGAGTTCTTTTCTTGAAGAATTGTTTATGGGAAAGAAAAAATCATACGATTTACTCGAAAGTATGCTTAATAAACGAATCGCGATTGACGACAACGTAATTACCAAAAAATTCAATTATTTCATTACCAATACTTTACTTTTTGTTGATATACTTGCTTATGAGAAGTATATCCAAACGGGCGAAGTTACTAATGTATATCTTCGAAATTTAGAAGCGTCGATTGAAGCCATTATTTTTGAAGCACTTGATTTAAAGAAAGTTAAAACGAAGTATGATACTAGTTTGATTAAATTGTTTGAAGCTTCTTTTCGTTTTGATAATAGAATTCGCTTGCAATACGATGATATTTTGCAATATATAACCAATCCGCTGACGAAACAGTATATTATTGATTTGGTATGTATGACTTTTTGGACAGATAAAACAATTGACGACCAAGAACGTGATTTATTGAATCGTTTAGGGAAAGACTTGAAAATTTCGAAGAAAATACTTTTAAAAGCAACCGATGATATTCACTTGTTTTACACCGAACATAGAGATGATATTGCTTTGTTAAAATCGCGCAATATGGTGAAGAGTTTTTATGAAAATTCTAGCAATATGGTGACAACATTAATCAATAGAAATAAAAAACGGTTGGCTTCGGAATTGTATGAAAGTAAGGAGTTGATGTCGTTACTTTCGCAATCTACCACACGATCGCTCACAGATGAAGAGCAAAAACGTGTGAAAGATCAGTTGTTAGATATTTTTAAAACTATTCCAAGTTTGGCAATTTTTATGTTGCCTGGCGGAATGTTATTGTTACCGATTGTCATTAAGTATATTCCAAAGATTTTACTTTCTAGTTTTGATGATAATCGGGTAGATGATGATTAG
- a CDS encoding WD40/YVTN/BNR-like repeat-containing protein, which translates to MKKLILLLLTFSAISISAQEFSMETVKNMKPRNIGPGGMSGRVTAIDVVTNDPDVMYVGTASGGLWKSTSGGIKWEPLFDKEVTASVGAVAIQQSNPSVIWVGTGEGNPRNSLNGGYGIYKTLDGGKNWKAMGLEKTRHIHRVIIDPTNPNIVYAAAIGSPWGEHPERGVYKTTDGGETWKQILFANNKTGAADLVMDPTNPNKLIAAMWEHKRDPWFFKSGGEGSGLHITHDGGKTWKKLTDKEGLPKGELGRIGIAIAPSSPNIIYALIEAKKNALYKSVDGGFKWTKVSDKPGIGNRPFYYSEIYVDPQNENRLYTIFTYVNVSDDGGNNFRQLMPAYGVDNGVHPDHHAWWIHPTNGKFMMDGNDGGMNISKDRGETWRFIGNLPVAQFYHINVDNEFPYNVYGGMQDNGSWRGPAYVWKDQGIRNSYWQEISFGDGFDVVPDKDDSRYGWSMSQQGFVSRYDWITGNNYTVKPTHSDADVKLRFNWNAAINIDPFDNSTLYFGSQFVHKSTDKGLTWNVISGDLSTNDPEKLKQAESGGLTMDATGAENHCTVLVIEPSPLERNMLWAATDDGRVHITRNGGQEWTEVTNGLKGLPKGSWIVQVKASNKKKGEALLIANDYRRFNYEPYAYRTTNYGTTWERIVDASDVESYTLAIVEDIENKNLLFLGTDDGLYISLDAGTKWQKWTAGFPTVSTKDLVIQPREHDLVIGTFGRAAWVLDDIRPLRAIARDKNILTKNIALFEPPTAYQAAYQQPTGSRFGGDAIYHGENKRSGAMISYYFNKKDVKEDENEVEVETEIEIETEAEENEQEDTGVNSQKEDEENEEREITWDSLKLEIYNNGKLIRTLKNKVPKENGIHRMFWRMDEKGVDRPSRSIRKRNRESGGMDVKPGTYQLKMTYGDQVSETTIKVAGDPRLEVSQKNTNETYAAGKKIESMTQTAADAVKQLVESKNIAKEYQATLGKLDKKKYKDAIKESKNIVKRIDEVLALYLGKVDKRQGITRNPEITVMQRIGSASWYANSRQAGLTDTEHQLMKHAENELNDALNKTNTFFNDEWKTYRSMMEQIDLKPFKETTSFQLKN; encoded by the coding sequence ATGAAAAAACTAATCCTATTGCTACTCACCTTTTCCGCAATAAGTATCTCTGCACAAGAGTTTTCCATGGAAACGGTAAAAAATATGAAACCGCGTAATATTGGTCCTGGCGGAATGAGCGGACGCGTTACAGCAATTGATGTTGTCACAAATGATCCTGATGTTATGTACGTTGGAACAGCTTCTGGCGGACTTTGGAAATCTACTTCTGGCGGTATTAAATGGGAACCACTTTTCGATAAAGAAGTGACAGCTTCTGTTGGCGCAGTAGCGATTCAACAATCAAATCCGAGCGTAATTTGGGTTGGAACTGGAGAAGGAAATCCTAGAAATAGTCTAAATGGCGGTTACGGAATCTACAAAACTTTAGATGGCGGAAAAAACTGGAAAGCCATGGGATTGGAAAAAACGCGTCACATTCATCGTGTGATTATCGATCCTACAAATCCTAATATTGTATATGCGGCGGCAATTGGCTCACCTTGGGGAGAACATCCAGAACGCGGCGTTTATAAAACAACTGACGGCGGCGAAACTTGGAAACAAATATTATTCGCAAATAATAAAACTGGAGCGGCTGATTTAGTGATGGATCCAACAAATCCAAATAAATTGATTGCTGCAATGTGGGAACACAAACGTGATCCGTGGTTTTTCAAATCTGGTGGCGAAGGTTCTGGATTACACATTACACATGATGGCGGAAAAACATGGAAAAAATTGACTGATAAAGAAGGTTTGCCAAAAGGTGAATTGGGAAGAATCGGAATTGCAATCGCTCCAAGCAGTCCGAACATAATTTATGCGTTAATTGAAGCAAAAAAGAATGCTTTATATAAAAGTGTTGATGGCGGGTTTAAATGGACAAAAGTTAGCGACAAACCTGGCATTGGAAATCGTCCGTTTTACTATTCTGAAATTTATGTAGATCCACAAAACGAAAACAGATTGTACACAATTTTTACGTATGTAAATGTTTCTGATGATGGAGGAAATAACTTCCGACAATTAATGCCAGCCTACGGAGTAGACAATGGTGTGCATCCAGATCATCATGCGTGGTGGATTCATCCGACGAATGGAAAATTTATGATGGATGGAAATGATGGCGGAATGAACATTTCAAAAGATCGTGGAGAAACTTGGCGATTTATTGGGAATTTACCCGTTGCGCAATTCTATCATATTAATGTAGATAATGAATTTCCGTATAATGTGTATGGCGGAATGCAAGATAATGGTTCATGGCGCGGACCTGCATATGTGTGGAAAGATCAAGGGATTCGCAACTCCTATTGGCAAGAAATTTCGTTTGGTGACGGATTTGACGTTGTTCCAGATAAAGATGATTCTCGTTACGGTTGGTCTATGAGTCAACAAGGTTTTGTGTCTCGTTATGATTGGATTACAGGAAATAATTACACCGTGAAACCAACACATTCAGATGCTGATGTAAAGTTACGTTTCAACTGGAATGCCGCAATTAATATTGATCCTTTTGATAATAGCACACTCTATTTTGGAAGTCAGTTTGTACATAAAAGTACCGACAAAGGTTTGACATGGAACGTGATTTCGGGAGATTTGTCTACGAATGATCCTGAAAAATTGAAACAAGCAGAAAGTGGCGGATTAACCATGGATGCAACTGGTGCAGAAAATCATTGTACAGTTTTAGTCATTGAACCTTCTCCGTTGGAACGAAATATGTTGTGGGCAGCAACCGATGACGGACGCGTTCATATTACAAGAAATGGCGGACAAGAATGGACAGAAGTGACCAATGGATTGAAAGGTTTACCAAAAGGAAGTTGGATTGTACAAGTAAAAGCTTCCAACAAAAAGAAAGGTGAAGCATTGCTTATCGCGAATGATTACAGACGTTTCAATTACGAACCGTATGCATATAGAACTACAAATTACGGAACAACGTGGGAACGCATTGTTGATGCTTCAGATGTAGAAAGTTATACATTAGCTATTGTGGAAGATATTGAGAATAAGAATTTACTGTTTTTAGGAACAGATGATGGATTGTATATTTCGCTTGACGCTGGAACAAAATGGCAAAAATGGACTGCTGGATTCCCGACAGTTTCTACGAAAGATTTAGTGATTCAGCCACGTGAACACGATTTAGTGATTGGAACATTTGGTAGAGCCGCTTGGGTTTTAGACGATATTCGTCCGTTGCGTGCGATTGCTCGCGATAAAAATATTCTGACAAAAAATATTGCTTTGTTTGAACCGCCAACTGCGTATCAAGCGGCATATCAACAACCAACGGGAAGTCGTTTTGGTGGAGATGCCATTTATCATGGAGAAAATAAAAGAAGTGGCGCAATGATTTCCTATTATTTTAATAAGAAAGATGTGAAAGAAGATGAAAATGAAGTTGAAGTTGAAACTGAAATTGAAATTGAAACTGAAGCTGAAGAGAACGAACAAGAAGATACAGGAGTAAATTCCCAAAAAGAAGACGAGGAAAATGAAGAAAGAGAAATTACTTGGGATTCGTTAAAATTAGAGATTTATAATAATGGAAAATTAATTCGTACTTTAAAAAATAAAGTTCCAAAGGAAAATGGAATTCACAGAATGTTTTGGAGAATGGACGAAAAAGGAGTTGATAGACCTTCAAGAAGTATTCGTAAACGCAACCGTGAATCTGGCGGAATGGACGTAAAACCTGGAACATATCAATTGAAAATGACATATGGCGATCAAGTTTCTGAAACTACAATTAAAGTTGCGGGCGATCCAAGATTAGAAGTTTCTCAGAAAAATACTAATGAAACCTATGCAGCTGGAAAGAAAATTGAAAGCATGACACAAACTGCCGCAGACGCTGTGAAACAGTTGGTAGAAAGTAAGAATATCGCAAAAGAATATCAAGCTACACTTGGCAAATTAGACAAGAAAAAATACAAAGATGCTATTAAGGAATCGAAAAATATTGTGAAAAGAATTGATGAAGTTCTTGCATTGTATTTAGGGAAAGTTGACAAACGTCAAGGAATTACGCGAAATCCTGAAATTACTGTCATGCAACGAATTGGTTCGGCAAGTTGGTATGCTAATTCGCGCCAAGCTGGATTGACAGACACAGAACATCAATTGATGAAACATGCTGAAAATGAACTTAATGATGCATTAAACAAAACAAATACGTTCTTTAACGACGAATGGAAAACCTATCGTTCTATGATGGAACAGATTGATTTAAAACCATTTAAAGAAACTACATCATTCCAACTAAAAAATTAA
- a CDS encoding amidohydrolase family protein: MLRTNISVLLGLFFSCILFAQDKKEAEKWDVSNPTGDFNYKDHKFTTTEGTWMNLDVSPDGKTIVFDMLGDIYSMPISGGNANVLRTGIPFEVQPHFSPDGSKILFTSDAGGGDNIWVMNSDGSDAKQLTKESFRLLNNSTWMPDGNSFVARKHFTSQRSLGAGELWQYHITGGSGLQITKKKNDQQDVNEPSISPDGRYVYYSEDVYPGGSFQYNKDPNKQIYVIKRYDFQTGKTTKITGGPGGASRPQVSRDGKKIAFIKRVRTKSVLYLHDLETGEEWPLYDALDKDQQEAWAIFGVYPNFSWMPNNTEIVFWAGGKIHKIDVSSLKVTNIPFKVNATIKIAEAVSFNTPVAPDTFDAKVIRQAITSPDGKTLVFNAVGYLWKKNLPNGTPKRITNGTDFESEPSFSPNGNELVYVTWNDLNSGSVRKISVNGGNSMQLSTDKGSFRTPSFSPDGTHIVYRKERGNSDQGFTFAKNAGIYTMKVNGSDAKLVTEQGEYPIFSADGKRIFIQTGGTYFGNITKSLHSVNLQGNDKRTHFTSKYANRLVPSPDNKWIAFSQLHKAYVAPMIVTGQTVNLDNKTKAFPVAQIAKDAGVNLHWSSNSKKVLWTLGDEYFSNEIKNRFTFLDGSPEKTPELTTKGIKINLTQKTDKPSGRIAFMNVRIITMENEEVIEKGTILIKDNRIEAIGKAADIRVPSGTKTYDMTGKTIMPGIVDAHAHIGAFRYGLTTQKHWQFYANLAFGVTTAHDPSANTETVFALSELVKNGTLVGPRLYSTGFILYGADGDFKAVVNNLEDARSSIRRTKAFGALSVKSYNQPRREQRQQILQAAREEGIFVVPEGGSTFYHNMTMIMDGHTGVEHNIPVSPVYKDVFELWGNSKTGYTPTLIVNYGGVNGEFYWYQNTNVWENEKLLKYTPRGIIDARSRHRRMLPDEEYKNGHILTSETVKALADKGVKVNLGAHGQLQGLGAHWELWMMSQGGMSPMEALKTATINPAEYIGAGNDIGSLKVGKLADLIILDKNPLDNIRNTESITHTMINGRLYDTETMNEIGNEAKKRSQFYWENSKYNAAFPWHEESKSFSRLGCGCHLGHQ, from the coding sequence ATGTTAAGAACCAATATTTCCGTCCTTTTAGGACTTTTCTTTTCGTGTATTTTATTTGCTCAAGACAAAAAAGAAGCTGAAAAATGGGACGTTTCCAATCCAACTGGAGACTTCAATTACAAAGATCACAAATTTACTACAACTGAAGGTACTTGGATGAATTTGGACGTAAGTCCAGACGGAAAAACCATAGTATTTGATATGTTGGGCGATATTTATAGCATGCCAATTTCTGGTGGAAATGCCAATGTATTACGCACAGGAATTCCGTTTGAAGTACAACCGCATTTCAGTCCAGACGGTTCTAAAATATTATTTACGAGTGATGCAGGCGGCGGCGATAACATTTGGGTTATGAATTCCGATGGTTCGGATGCGAAACAACTAACGAAAGAAAGTTTTCGACTCTTAAACAATTCCACTTGGATGCCTGATGGAAATTCGTTTGTAGCTCGAAAACACTTTACATCTCAACGTTCACTTGGCGCCGGAGAACTATGGCAATATCACATTACTGGCGGATCAGGTTTGCAAATCACGAAAAAGAAAAACGATCAACAAGATGTAAATGAACCTTCTATTTCTCCAGACGGACGCTACGTATATTACAGTGAAGATGTCTATCCTGGTGGTTCTTTTCAATACAATAAAGATCCAAACAAACAAATCTATGTCATCAAACGTTACGATTTTCAAACAGGAAAAACAACGAAAATTACTGGCGGACCTGGTGGCGCATCGCGTCCGCAGGTTTCTAGAGATGGAAAAAAGATAGCTTTTATCAAAAGAGTTCGCACAAAATCGGTTTTATATCTACATGATTTAGAAACTGGTGAAGAATGGCCTTTATATGACGCTTTAGATAAAGATCAACAAGAAGCTTGGGCGATTTTTGGTGTGTATCCAAACTTTAGTTGGATGCCGAATAACACCGAAATTGTATTTTGGGCAGGCGGAAAAATTCATAAAATAGATGTTTCCTCACTAAAAGTAACCAATATTCCTTTCAAAGTAAATGCTACGATCAAAATTGCAGAAGCAGTTTCGTTTAACACACCTGTTGCGCCAGATACATTTGATGCAAAAGTAATTCGGCAAGCAATCACTTCACCTGATGGGAAAACGTTGGTTTTCAATGCAGTTGGTTATTTATGGAAGAAAAACTTACCAAACGGAACGCCTAAAAGAATCACAAACGGAACTGATTTTGAATCAGAACCGAGTTTTTCTCCTAACGGAAATGAACTAGTGTATGTTACTTGGAATGATCTAAATTCAGGTTCAGTTCGAAAAATCTCTGTAAATGGTGGAAACTCAATGCAACTTTCAACCGACAAAGGAAGTTTTAGAACGCCTTCTTTCTCTCCAGATGGAACTCATATCGTTTACCGAAAGGAACGTGGAAACAGCGATCAAGGATTTACGTTTGCTAAAAATGCTGGAATCTACACCATGAAAGTAAACGGTAGCGATGCAAAACTCGTGACAGAACAAGGCGAATATCCAATCTTTTCAGCAGATGGAAAACGTATTTTTATTCAAACTGGAGGAACGTATTTTGGAAACATAACAAAGTCGTTACACAGCGTGAATCTTCAAGGAAACGACAAACGCACACACTTTACGTCAAAATATGCGAATAGATTAGTTCCAAGTCCAGATAACAAATGGATTGCATTTTCACAATTGCACAAAGCATATGTTGCGCCAATGATCGTAACCGGTCAAACGGTAAACTTGGACAACAAAACAAAAGCTTTTCCTGTAGCTCAAATTGCGAAAGATGCTGGTGTAAACTTACATTGGTCTTCAAACAGTAAAAAAGTACTATGGACTTTAGGTGACGAATACTTTTCGAATGAAATTAAAAATAGATTTACTTTTTTAGACGGTTCGCCCGAAAAAACTCCTGAATTAACTACGAAAGGAATCAAGATCAATCTCACACAAAAAACAGATAAACCAAGTGGACGAATTGCATTTATGAATGTGAGAATCATCACGATGGAAAATGAAGAAGTCATTGAAAAAGGTACAATTCTAATCAAAGACAATCGGATTGAAGCTATTGGAAAAGCTGCTGACATACGTGTTCCAAGCGGAACCAAAACCTACGATATGACAGGCAAAACTATCATGCCAGGAATCGTAGATGCGCACGCACATATTGGCGCATTCCGTTATGGATTAACAACGCAGAAACATTGGCAATTCTATGCAAATCTAGCTTTTGGAGTTACCACAGCGCATGATCCGTCAGCAAATACAGAAACTGTTTTTGCATTGTCTGAATTAGTGAAAAACGGAACTTTAGTTGGTCCACGACTCTACTCTACTGGATTTATCTTATACGGAGCCGACGGCGATTTCAAAGCAGTTGTCAACAATTTGGAAGACGCACGTTCGTCAATAAGACGTACAAAAGCATTTGGCGCATTATCTGTAAAAAGCTACAATCAGCCACGACGCGAGCAACGCCAACAAATTTTGCAAGCCGCACGTGAAGAAGGAATATTTGTAGTTCCAGAAGGCGGATCAACATTTTATCACAATATGACGATGATTATGGATGGACACACAGGAGTTGAACACAACATTCCTGTTTCGCCTGTATATAAAGACGTTTTTGAATTGTGGGGAAATAGTAAAACTGGCTACACACCAACGTTAATTGTAAATTATGGTGGCGTAAATGGTGAGTTTTATTGGTATCAAAATACAAACGTTTGGGAAAATGAAAAGTTATTAAAATACACGCCAAGAGGAATTATTGATGCTCGCTCAAGACATCGCAGAATGTTGCCTGATGAAGAATACAAAAACGGACATATTTTAACTTCTGAAACCGTAAAAGCATTAGCAGATAAAGGTGTAAAAGTGAATTTAGGAGCGCACGGACAATTGCAAGGACTCGGCGCACACTGGGAACTTTGGATGATGAGTCAAGGTGGAATGTCGCCAATGGAAGCATTGAAAACAGCAACAATCAATCCGGCAGAATATATTGGCGCAGGAAACGATATTGGTTCATTAAAAGTTGGAAAATTGGCAGATTTAATCATTTTAGATAAAAATCCTTTAGATAATATCAGAAACACAGAAAGCATTACGCATACAATGATTAACGGACGTTTATATGATACAGAAACCATGAACGAGATTGGAAACGAAGCAAAAAAACGCTCTCAATTCTATTGGGAAAATAGCAAATACAATGCGGCATTTCCTTGGCATGAAGAATCTAAAAGTTTTTCAAGACTAGGTTGCGGTTGTCATTTGGGGCATCAATAA
- a CDS encoding S9 family peptidase translates to MKKLSLLFVLSLFFISCEDDKKQADDKDIAKNVKEYSIEQIMDNERVFGGSFSSDKSKLLITSNRSGIYNMYTVPTKGGDYTPITESDSTSIYSVSFFPEDDRILYRMDNNGDEIFHLYIKNIDGTSTELTPKKGARASFYKWAKNKKSFYYQSNERDSRYMDLYEIDLKTFTPKLIYKNEKGYNIENISDDKNYLALSKSINTNDSDLFVYTIATKKFAKVNTQQSANSAEEFSSDNSVLYYTTDANAEFSYLMKYNFADEKREIVLKKSWDINGSYVTDNGTYRVTYSNEDAKNAIEITNASTGEKIDLPDFKDQSITNVGFSRDETKMRLYVGGSNTPSDLYVYDLASKDLLKLTSTLNKTVELSDLVTAKVIRYKSFDGTVIPAIYYVPHQASATEKVPALVWVHGGPGGQSTQSFNPLIQYLTNHGYAVLAVNNRGSSGYGKTFYKMDDLNHGEGDLQDCVEGKNWLASQDEIDGDKIGIIGGSYGGYMTMAALTYAPEEFDVGVNIFGVTNWVRTLKNIPPWWESFKDALYLELGNPHTVDSVRLKRISPLFHTDKVTKPLMVLQGAKDPRVLQIESDEIVAGVKKNGVPVEYVLFEDEGHGFVKKENQIEANSRILKFLDMYLKKEEPFKN, encoded by the coding sequence ATGAAAAAACTAAGTTTATTATTTGTGCTTTCACTTTTCTTTATTTCCTGTGAAGATGATAAAAAGCAAGCTGACGACAAAGATATTGCCAAGAATGTAAAGGAATATTCCATTGAACAAATTATGGATAACGAACGTGTTTTTGGTGGAAGTTTTTCTTCTGATAAATCAAAGTTATTGATTACGAGTAACCGTTCTGGAATTTACAATATGTATACAGTTCCGACAAAAGGCGGCGATTATACGCCAATCACGGAATCGGATAGTACATCAATCTATTCTGTTTCTTTCTTTCCAGAAGACGATCGTATTTTATATAGAATGGACAATAATGGAGATGAGATTTTTCATTTGTACATAAAAAATATTGATGGAACTTCTACCGAATTAACTCCAAAAAAAGGTGCCAGAGCTTCTTTTTATAAATGGGCAAAAAACAAAAAAAGTTTCTACTATCAATCAAACGAACGTGACAGTCGTTATATGGATTTGTATGAAATAGATTTGAAAACATTCACTCCAAAACTTATTTATAAAAATGAAAAAGGTTATAATATTGAGAATATCTCTGATGATAAAAATTATTTAGCACTAAGCAAAAGTATCAACACAAATGATAGCGATTTATTTGTATATACAATAGCAACCAAAAAGTTTGCGAAAGTAAATACGCAACAAAGCGCAAATTCAGCAGAAGAATTTTCAAGTGACAATTCGGTTTTGTATTATACAACAGATGCAAATGCTGAATTTTCATATTTGATGAAGTACAATTTTGCAGACGAAAAACGTGAAATAGTACTTAAAAAATCATGGGATATCAACGGCAGCTATGTGACCGACAATGGAACTTATCGGGTTACCTACTCAAATGAAGATGCTAAAAATGCTATTGAAATAACAAACGCAAGCACAGGTGAAAAGATAGATTTACCCGATTTTAAAGATCAAAGCATTACCAATGTTGGTTTTTCTAGAGATGAGACTAAAATGCGTTTGTATGTTGGTGGTTCAAATACGCCATCCGACTTATATGTGTATGATTTAGCTTCTAAAGACTTACTAAAATTGACCAGTACGCTTAATAAAACTGTTGAACTTTCTGATTTGGTAACTGCAAAAGTGATTCGTTATAAATCGTTTGATGGTACAGTTATTCCTGCTATTTATTATGTACCGCATCAAGCTTCTGCAACCGAAAAAGTTCCTGCGTTGGTTTGGGTTCATGGTGGTCCAGGTGGGCAATCGACACAGTCTTTTAATCCATTAATTCAATATTTAACAAATCATGGATATGCTGTACTTGCTGTAAATAATAGAGGAAGTAGCGGTTACGGGAAAACGTTTTATAAAATGGACGATTTGAATCACGGAGAAGGTGATTTGCAAGATTGTGTTGAAGGTAAAAATTGGTTGGCTTCGCAAGATGAAATTGACGGCGACAAAATTGGAATTATTGGCGGATCATACGGCGGTTATATGACAATGGCGGCACTTACGTATGCGCCAGAAGAATTTGATGTTGGCGTTAATATTTTTGGTGTAACGAATTGGGTTCGTACGTTAAAAAATATTCCACCGTGGTGGGAATCGTTTAAAGATGCATTGTATTTAGAATTAGGAAATCCGCACACGGTAGATTCTGTTCGATTGAAAAGAATATCGCCACTTTTTCACACCGATAAAGTAACCAAGCCATTAATGGTTTTACAAGGTGCAAAAGATCCGAGAGTTTTGCAAATAGAGTCAGATGAAATTGTTGCAGGCGTTAAGAAAAATGGTGTTCCTGTGGAATATGTTTTGTTTGAAGATGAAGGACATGGTTTTGTAAAAAAGGAAAACCAGATTGAAGCAAATAGTCGAATTTTGAAGTTTTTAGATATGTATTTAAAGAAAGAAGAACCGTTTAAAAATTAA